The following is a genomic window from Crossiella equi.
GTAGGTTAAATCGCTCGGTGGTTCCCCGAGTTGGGCATGAATTCTTGACCATGTCGGCGGCATCGTCTCACCCTAGGCGAGGGTCGGCTGGGCGCCACCGTCCGAGATCGTGCTGTTGCACGGTGGTGTTCAAACTGCCTACCTTGCCGCCTGCGACCGGGTAGGGCTCTGCACAGGCCGGAGTTTGCTTAGGCGTCGGCGACCACGAGAAGCGTTCCGACCTCTCCGTCCCTTGGTGCAGTGACGCGTTTGGCTCGCGTGAGCTGGAATCCTGCGATGCGCAGATGCTCTCGCCACTCCGCAACCGGAAGCTCCCACTTCGGAACCACCTGCTCAGGGTCGTGGAGCGCGATGGTGGGCAGGTGGGAGAAGGCGAGGCGCCCGCCCGGCGTGAGCACGCGGTGGATGAGGGGCAGCAGCTTGGCGGGATTGCTGAACCAGACTGCTCCGAAGATCGAGATTGCGATGTCGAACCGACTAACCGTGGTGTCGAGGTAGTCAACGGCGTCGGCGGTGCGGAAGTCGATGCGCCTGGCGTGCGACCAGGTCGCTGTTGCGTCAGCGATTCGACTGGGAGCGAGGTCGACGCCGGTGCAGTGGGCGCCGAGGGTGGCCAGGTGGGCGAGGTTGTCCCCACTACCACAGCCAAGGTCGAGGACCTTCTTGCCCGCCACGTCACCCAGGATGGACTCGTCGGGGCCGTGGTCGGGGTACTGGGTCCAGTTCAGCCAAGTGCGCGCGCCAGCGGCGTTGACCTCGCGGCGAGGTGTGGAGCGCTGGGCGAAGCGCTCCCAGGCTTCGACCGGGGTCATCGTCATGGTGGCCCTTCCGTGGTGCTCGCCGCGCCCCGGCGGATGGGGCGCGGCGAGCCTATCGGTGACTACTTGCCCTTGCCCGGGCTGTTGCTGCACCCGGCGTAGCACTGGTTGCAGTCCACGCCCTCGGCGTTCCACAGCTGCTCGTCGAGGGTGAAGCCGGCGTCGCGGATGGCCTGGATGGTGGTGCGCAGGACCAGCGGTCCTTCCTGGTCCTCGCCCGGCAGGTGGGGGATGTGGTTGATGTAGTCGCCGTTGTGTGCCTGGCAAAAGGCACGGTAGGGGACGGTGTCGGTGAGGAAGGTGTGCCAGCCCTTGTCCACCATCGGCGCTGGCCCCAGCGGCAGGCCTGGGTTGCGAGCGCAGGTGATGAGGAAGGCCACGGTCTGGGCCAGGATCCGCTCGGCCAAGGCCCGGTCCACGTCGTGGTCGCGGCTGATCAGGATGGCCAGACGGTCCCAGTGGGCGGCCGGGATGTATTCGCGGGCGTCGCGGACGACGGAGAGTGTGATCGGCATGGCGGAGGTTCCCTTCTCGATGGTGCTTCCGGCTCAGGCGGCGCGCTGGTGGTGGCGCCCGTGGGGTTCGTCGGGCGGGAGCAGGTGCTGGCGGGCCACGTTCCAGAAGTCGCAGGGGAAGCGGACGCGGCGAAGACCGTGGTGGCAGCGGCAGCAGTAGCCCCGGCGGGTAGGCCGGTGCTGGTGCAGGGTGATGCGCCAGGCGGCGACGAGGCGGGCGAGTTCGGTGTCGGCCAGCGCCGCCTTCGACGGGATGTCGCCGCGGGCGACGAGCTCGTCGAGGTAGTCCAAGCGGCCGAGAACGTCCTGGCCCCGACTGTCGACTCGAGGGTTCGGGGTACTGGTCATCGGCGGGGTCTCCGTTAGTGTGAGAGCTGTGTCGCACCGTGATCAGTAGGCAACCGTCCGTGAGGTCGGTTGGCCATGGCGTTCGTTGTGGCGGTCCTGTCGCATCGTGTGGCATTCACAGCGTGAACAGGGGAAACAGGGAGGGGTGGCTATGGCCAGGCGCCTGGGGCTCATCCAGCGACGCACCGAGCTGGGCCTCACGCAGGAGGGCTTGGCCGAGGCGCTGCGGGTCGACCGGACGACGGTCGCCCGGTGGGAAGCCGGCACGTGCACCCCGCAGCCCTTGTACCGGCTCCGCCTGGCCCAGTTGCTGAACCTCACCCCGGTGGAGTTGGAACTGCTGCTGCAGCACTCGGACGTGGGCAGCAGGGCTGTCCGCCTCTACGATGATCACGCCACCGCGAGCATCCACCCCGGACCGCCGGATGCCTCCGAGAGGGACGATGTGAACCGACGCGACCTGCTCCGCCTGTTCAGCACGCTCAGCGCGACCCTGGCCATCCCCGCGACCCTCGACACCGAGCGGATCGCTGCGGCCGCCACCAATCCCAGCTCGCTGGATGCGGGCGTGCTCGCCGAGTACGCGAAGCTCAACGGGCACCTGTGGCAGACCTTCATGCTCACCCCGGCCAAGGCGCGGCTGCTGCCGGTGGTCCAAGCCCAAATCGCCACGCTCACCACCAGCCTGCGCGCTGAACAAGCCGGTCCGGTCCGGACCCAGCTGCAAGCCTTGACCGGCGACCTGCTGCAACTGGCCGGAGAACTCTGCTTCGACGCCGACCGCTACACCGACGCCGCCCACTGCTACACCGTGGCCGCCAAAGCCGCCGAGGAAGCAGGCCAGTTCGACCTGTGGGCCTGCGCGCTGACCCGACACGCGTTCCTTGCGGTCTACGAACGCCAGCACGGCAGCGCGGTGCCCCTCCTGGAGACCGCTGCCGTTCTGGCCCGCCGTGGTGATTCCGGGTTGGCGACCCGCCACTGGGTGGCTGCGGTCCAAGCCGAGACCTTCGCCGGACTCGGGGACGCCGAGCGCTGCGACCGAGCCCTCGACATCGCCGCCAGGGTTGGTGGCGTGGCCAACAACGGCGGCTGGTTGCGGTTCGACGGCAGCCGCATCCCCGAGCAGCGCGGCACCTGCTACGCCGCGCTCGGCCGCACCGAGCGGGCTGAGGCGGTGCTCACCGAGGCGCTGTCCGAGCCGCTTTCGGTGCGGCGCCGGGCCAGTGTGCTGACCGACCTTGCCTGCCTCGGCGCCCGCGCTCGCGACACGGG
Proteins encoded in this region:
- a CDS encoding class I SAM-dependent methyltransferase translates to MTMTPVEAWERFAQRSTPRREVNAAGARTWLNWTQYPDHGPDESILGDVAGKKVLDLGCGSGDNLAHLATLGAHCTGVDLAPSRIADATATWSHARRIDFRTADAVDYLDTTVSRFDIAISIFGAVWFSNPAKLLPLIHRVLTPGGRLAFSHLPTIALHDPEQVVPKWELPVAEWREHLRIAGFQLTRAKRVTAPRDGEVGTLLVVADA
- a CDS encoding glycine-rich domain-containing protein; translation: MPITLSVVRDAREYIPAAHWDRLAILISRDHDVDRALAERILAQTVAFLITCARNPGLPLGPAPMVDKGWHTFLTDTVPYRAFCQAHNGDYINHIPHLPGEDQEGPLVLRTTIQAIRDAGFTLDEQLWNAEGVDCNQCYAGCSNSPGKGK
- a CDS encoding helix-turn-helix domain-containing protein, with product MARRLGLIQRRTELGLTQEGLAEALRVDRTTVARWEAGTCTPQPLYRLRLAQLLNLTPVELELLLQHSDVGSRAVRLYDDHATASIHPGPPDASERDDVNRRDLLRLFSTLSATLAIPATLDTERIAAAATNPSSLDAGVLAEYAKLNGHLWQTFMLTPAKARLLPVVQAQIATLTTSLRAEQAGPVRTQLQALTGDLLQLAGELCFDADRYTDAAHCYTVAAKAAEEAGQFDLWACALTRHAFLAVYERQHGSAVPLLETAAVLARRGDSGLATRHWVAAVQAETFAGLGDAERCDRALDIAARVGGVANNGGWLRFDGSRIPEQRGTCYAALGRTERAEAVLTEALSEPLSVRRRASVLTDLACLGARARDTGRVSTYAGAAVATARRTGSGVIVKRLEGLRPHLKPLLDNAEVRQLDAEIQALAGRHTTN